In the Phaeobacter gallaeciensis genome, one interval contains:
- a CDS encoding D-amino acid aminotransferase: protein MTEKMSTHQAEEDQRNEEILIYLNGKIVPKAEATVSVYDSGFMLGDGVWEGLRLYNGTWAFIDEHLNRLFEAAKAIDLDIGLTPEGVKQAVLDTQKANGMTTDAHARLMVTRGPKTRPFQHPSLSQQGPTMVIIMEHSRPHLPRPIRLATVPHIRGLPMSQDPKLNSHSKLNCILACIAAEKAGADEGLMLDVNGFVNTTNACNFFIVRGGEVWTSTGDYCMNGITRQKVIDLCRANDIPVHERNYSLVDTYGADEAFLTGTFGAQTPVGDIDGRQIGTGEMGPVTKRIRALYKGLIEQECA, encoded by the coding sequence ATGACTGAAAAAATGAGTACCCATCAGGCTGAAGAAGATCAGCGCAACGAAGAGATCCTCATCTATCTGAACGGGAAGATCGTGCCCAAGGCCGAGGCCACCGTCAGCGTCTATGACAGCGGTTTCATGCTGGGGGACGGCGTTTGGGAAGGGCTGCGCCTTTACAACGGCACCTGGGCCTTCATCGACGAACACCTGAACCGTCTGTTCGAGGCGGCCAAGGCCATAGATCTGGATATCGGCCTGACCCCGGAGGGTGTGAAACAAGCGGTGCTGGACACGCAAAAGGCTAACGGCATGACCACGGATGCCCATGCCCGGCTGATGGTGACGCGCGGCCCGAAAACGCGGCCCTTCCAGCACCCCAGCCTGTCGCAGCAGGGGCCGACCATGGTCATCATCATGGAGCATTCGCGCCCGCATCTGCCGCGCCCGATCCGGCTCGCGACCGTGCCCCATATTCGCGGCCTGCCGATGAGCCAGGACCCCAAGCTGAACTCTCATTCCAAACTAAACTGTATCCTGGCCTGCATCGCCGCCGAAAAGGCAGGCGCGGACGAAGGGCTGATGCTGGATGTGAACGGCTTTGTGAACACCACCAACGCCTGCAACTTCTTCATCGTGCGCGGTGGCGAGGTTTGGACCTCGACCGGGGATTACTGCATGAACGGCATCACCCGGCAAAAGGTGATCGACCTGTGTCGCGCCAATGACATCCCCGTGCATGAACGCAACTATTCGCTGGTCGACACCTATGGCGCCGATGAGGCGTTTCTGACCGGCACATTCGGCGCGCAGACCCCGGTGGGCGATATCGACGGACGCCAGATCGGCACGGGCGAAATGGGTCCGGTGACCAAACGGATCAGGGCGCTCTACAAGGGTCTGATCGAGCAGGAGTGCGCCTGA